Proteins encoded by one window of Phycisphaerae bacterium:
- the flgC gene encoding flagellar basal body rod protein FlgC — protein sequence MFGSLDISTSGLVAQRIRLDTIAGNIANAQATSRADGQPGPYKRRMAVFQTGDGRGGPGVHVAGIKEDPSRGILLSMPGHPDAIKSGPDKGKVEMPNVDHGTEMINAMLASRAYEANVTAMEATKDMISSTLRLIA from the coding sequence ATGTTCGGTTCACTGGATATCAGCACATCGGGATTGGTGGCCCAGCGAATTCGGTTGGATACGATTGCGGGCAACATCGCCAATGCTCAGGCGACCAGCCGTGCCGATGGCCAACCGGGGCCGTACAAGCGGCGCATGGCGGTTTTCCAGACCGGGGATGGCCGAGGCGGCCCAGGTGTCCACGTGGCCGGGATCAAGGAGGACCCCAGTCGGGGAATCCTGCTTTCGATGCCTGGTCATCCCGACGCCATCAAGTCGGGGCCAGACAAGGGCAAGGTCGAGATGCCGAACGTCGATCACGGGACGGAGATGATCAACGCGATGCTCGCCTCGCGGGCGTACGAGGCCAACGTTACGGCCATGGAGGCGACCAAGGACATGATTTCATCCACCCTGCGGCTCATCGCCTAG
- the fliE gene encoding flagellar hook-basal body complex protein FliE, whose protein sequence is MMADPLSINTLQTSQIGPISPSTRTDQAGPTTTADGKSFKDVLMDNLSEVNRLQQEAQDGIERVATGQTDNLAEVLTAVKKADVAFSMLMEMRNKLVDAYREVQQMRV, encoded by the coding sequence ATGATGGCTGATCCGCTGAGCATAAACACCCTGCAAACGAGTCAGATCGGGCCGATCAGTCCGTCGACTCGAACCGACCAGGCCGGCCCGACGACGACCGCCGACGGCAAGTCGTTCAAGGACGTTTTGATGGACAACCTCAGCGAGGTGAACCGTTTGCAGCAGGAAGCGCAAGATGGGATCGAACGTGTGGCCACAGGGCAGACGGACAATCTGGCCGAGGTGCTGACCGCGGTCAAGAAGGCCGACGTGGCTTTCAGCATGCTTATGGAGATGCGTAACAAACTCGTGGATGCGTACCGCGAGGTTCAGCAGATGAGAGTGTAG
- the fliG gene encoding flagellar motor switch protein FliG, producing the protein MAGAKKGRSQALADEGPQEYTGQRKVAVFLLAVGPAVAGKLMRNMDRETVEDLTREIASLGVVPPEKSQAIVEEFYNVALAKQYANEGGLNYAKMVLEQALPKEEAVKVMQQIEHQVHQQPFSFLQKAESENLLTFMQDEHPQTIALILAHLPSSKGSEILAGLPPAKQIEVVTRVANMEQTNPEVIREVEMGLEQRLSGIVSQQFQKVGGVEAVAEMLNLADRATEKGILETLEAEDPELVEQIRRLMFVFEDILLVNDKGIQSVLKEIDHDQLALALKTASEEMKEKIFKNMSERAALLIKEEMDYMGPVRLSDVEGAQQKIVDVVRRLEDAGEIILQGRGGDTDIVV; encoded by the coding sequence ATGGCAGGTGCCAAGAAAGGACGATCTCAGGCTCTGGCGGACGAAGGGCCCCAGGAGTACACCGGCCAACGCAAGGTCGCGGTGTTCCTGCTTGCCGTCGGCCCGGCGGTTGCCGGCAAGCTGATGCGGAATATGGATCGGGAGACGGTTGAGGATCTGACCCGTGAGATCGCTTCCCTGGGAGTGGTTCCTCCGGAGAAGAGCCAGGCCATCGTCGAGGAGTTCTACAACGTTGCCCTGGCCAAGCAGTACGCCAACGAGGGGGGGTTGAACTACGCCAAGATGGTGCTCGAGCAGGCCCTGCCCAAGGAAGAGGCCGTGAAGGTGATGCAGCAGATCGAGCACCAGGTCCATCAGCAGCCGTTCAGCTTCCTGCAAAAGGCCGAGAGCGAAAACTTGTTGACATTCATGCAGGACGAGCATCCGCAGACCATCGCTCTGATTCTGGCTCACCTGCCCAGCAGCAAGGGCAGCGAGATCCTGGCCGGGCTGCCTCCCGCCAAGCAAATCGAGGTCGTCACTCGGGTGGCCAACATGGAGCAGACCAACCCCGAGGTCATTCGTGAGGTCGAAATGGGCCTGGAGCAGAGGCTCTCCGGGATCGTGTCCCAGCAGTTTCAGAAAGTCGGTGGAGTTGAGGCGGTGGCCGAAATGCTCAACCTCGCCGACCGGGCCACCGAGAAGGGCATCCTCGAGACGCTGGAAGCCGAGGACCCGGAACTGGTTGAGCAGATCCGGCGGCTGATGTTCGTGTTCGAGGATATTCTGCTGGTCAACGACAAGGGCATCCAGTCGGTGCTCAAGGAGATCGATCACGATCAACTTGCCTTGGCGCTGAAGACGGCCAGCGAAGAAATGAAGGAGAAGATCTTCAAGAACATGTCCGAGCGAGCGGCCCTGTTGATCAAGGAAGAGATGGACTACATGGGTCCGGTCCGGTTGAGCGACGTGGAGGGCGCCCAGCAGAAGATCGTGGATGTGGTTCGCCGGCTTGAGGATGCAGGCGAGATCATTCTCCAGGGTCGCGGCGGCGACACGGATATCGTGGTGTAA
- a CDS encoding FliI/YscN family ATPase — translation MNTFTGEIDRVERMCTPALIGRVADVIGLAVRVEGLPAPVGTMCAIDLAGGKIEAQVVGFKDDDAILMPLRDTLGIARGDQVTALPDEAGVGVTDALVGRVLDGLGRPIDGGPPLHAKAYYPLYRTAPKALKRPRISEPLSTGIRAIDGLLTAGRGQRMGLFAGTGVGKSVLMGMIAQHTDADVVVVGLIGERGREVNEFIDKDLGPVGCRKAVMVVSTSDESPVLRVRAGFTATAIAEFFRDQGKDVLLLMDSVTRIAMAQRQIGLAAGEPPATKGYTPSVFGLFPQLLERAGRTQLGSITGFYTVLVEADDINDPVGDAVRGILDGHIWLARKLANQAHYPAIGITDSISRVMVDVVDAELLNAARLVVRMLATWNEIEDLVNIGAYAPGSNAQFDTVIETRPAVLAFLQQGIRERIGFAQAREQLIALADLIEQTRQRLGSRNPASQATAAPRHPAATGTVGAR, via the coding sequence ATGAACACCTTCACCGGGGAGATCGACCGCGTGGAGCGGATGTGCACGCCGGCGTTGATCGGCCGGGTGGCCGACGTCATCGGGTTGGCCGTTCGGGTCGAGGGGCTGCCAGCGCCCGTGGGCACGATGTGTGCCATCGATCTGGCCGGCGGCAAGATCGAGGCCCAGGTGGTCGGCTTCAAGGATGACGATGCCATTCTCATGCCGCTGCGAGACACGCTCGGGATCGCTCGCGGCGATCAGGTCACGGCCCTTCCCGACGAGGCGGGTGTCGGCGTCACTGACGCTCTGGTCGGGCGGGTGCTTGATGGCCTTGGGCGACCGATCGACGGCGGTCCACCCCTGCACGCGAAGGCGTACTACCCGCTGTATCGGACGGCTCCCAAGGCCCTCAAACGGCCGCGGATTTCCGAGCCTCTTTCGACGGGCATCCGGGCCATCGACGGTCTGCTGACAGCTGGTCGCGGCCAGCGCATGGGCCTCTTTGCCGGCACCGGTGTCGGCAAGAGCGTCCTCATGGGCATGATCGCCCAGCACACCGATGCCGACGTGGTCGTCGTCGGACTGATCGGTGAACGTGGCCGCGAGGTCAATGAGTTCATTGACAAGGATCTGGGTCCAGTGGGCTGCCGGAAGGCGGTCATGGTGGTCAGTACATCGGACGAGTCGCCGGTGCTTCGCGTGCGTGCGGGTTTCACCGCGACCGCGATTGCCGAGTTCTTCCGCGACCAGGGGAAGGACGTTCTCCTTCTCATGGATTCCGTGACCCGCATCGCCATGGCCCAGCGGCAGATCGGCCTGGCAGCAGGTGAGCCGCCGGCGACCAAGGGGTACACACCCAGCGTGTTCGGGTTGTTTCCCCAGTTGCTGGAGCGGGCCGGGCGCACGCAGCTGGGGAGTATCACTGGGTTCTATACAGTTCTTGTCGAGGCCGACGACATCAATGATCCGGTTGGCGATGCGGTTCGCGGGATCCTCGACGGCCACATCTGGCTGGCAAGGAAACTGGCCAACCAGGCTCACTACCCGGCGATCGGCATCACCGACAGCATCAGCCGTGTCATGGTGGACGTGGTAGATGCAGAGCTGCTCAACGCTGCCCGGCTGGTCGTTCGGATGCTGGCGACGTGGAATGAGATCGAGGACCTGGTGAATATCGGGGCCTACGCCCCCGGATCCAATGCCCAGTTTGACACCGTGATCGAGACCCGGCCGGCAGTGCTGGCGTTTCTTCAGCAGGGAATACGCGAACGGATCGGGTTTGCTCAAGCCCGTGAGCAGCTGATTGCCCTGGCTGATCTGATTGAGCAGACGCGTCAGCGGCTCGGCAGCCGCAACCCGGCGTCGCAAGCGACCGCTGCGCCGCGCCACCCGGCGGCGACGGGTACGGTCGGAGCTCGGTAG
- a CDS encoding flagellar FliJ family protein: MAKRFTFRFETMLRIRRQREDERKRIVASRLREIRNLQKYMASLEQQIHDELRAIRIGRQPGTIDMQQIIRHRQWLGCLHKSVLEGQAKARFLEAELARERADLADAAKQRRILEKLKERQWEQHRSEQDRVEALAADDLTTVRFVFDQQVGAS; encoded by the coding sequence ATGGCCAAGCGATTCACATTCCGATTTGAGACCATGCTGCGGATCCGACGGCAGCGGGAGGATGAGCGCAAGCGGATTGTGGCCAGCCGGCTTCGGGAGATCCGGAACCTGCAGAAGTACATGGCTTCGCTGGAGCAGCAGATTCACGACGAGCTCCGGGCCATCCGAATCGGCCGACAGCCGGGCACGATCGACATGCAGCAGATCATCCGCCACCGGCAATGGCTGGGCTGCCTGCACAAGAGCGTACTGGAAGGACAGGCCAAGGCGCGCTTCCTGGAGGCGGAGTTGGCCCGCGAGCGCGCGGATCTGGCTGATGCCGCCAAGCAGCGACGGATCCTGGAGAAGCTCAAGGAGCGGCAGTGGGAGCAGCATCGAAGCGAGCAGGATCGGGTGGAGGCGCTGGCTGCCGATGACCTGACGACGGTTCGCTTCGTGTTCGATCAGCAGGTGGGTGCGTCATGA